From the genome of Halorussus caseinilyticus, one region includes:
- a CDS encoding helix-turn-helix transcriptional regulator, translated as MTATEKVRFLAASEHRVETLRSLTSESLTPAALCDEHDASRATVHRILDSFEEFGWVRRGDDGYRATSAGRIVLRRFETVCETVAEVESLSGFLAQFERAHELPVPLEDYHVETSTRTDPHAASEYFIGSIPMDATQLRVLLPTVVPAFNRACEPLIERESSVQLVLSQSAAETSQQSYPDDFEQARSLECLSLFVSPETFTFGLSVFDDDVFLGGYDDTGHLRACLHSTDDDLREWALSVFRTFRNDAVTVETASTP; from the coding sequence ATGACTGCTACCGAGAAAGTGAGATTTCTCGCGGCGTCCGAACATCGAGTCGAGACGTTACGGTCGCTCACGTCGGAGTCGCTCACGCCCGCGGCGTTGTGCGACGAACACGACGCCTCGCGCGCGACGGTCCATCGGATACTCGACTCGTTCGAGGAGTTCGGGTGGGTCCGTCGCGGCGACGACGGCTATCGGGCTACCTCCGCGGGTCGAATCGTTCTCCGGCGGTTCGAGACGGTGTGCGAAACCGTCGCCGAGGTGGAGTCGCTGAGCGGATTCCTCGCCCAGTTCGAACGCGCCCACGAACTGCCGGTTCCGCTGGAGGACTACCACGTCGAAACCTCGACGCGGACCGACCCCCACGCCGCCAGCGAGTATTTCATCGGGTCAATCCCGATGGACGCGACCCAACTCCGGGTGCTCTTACCGACCGTCGTCCCGGCGTTCAACCGGGCGTGCGAACCGCTCATCGAACGGGAGTCGTCGGTGCAACTCGTCCTCTCCCAGTCCGCGGCCGAGACTTCCCAGCAGTCGTATCCCGACGACTTCGAACAGGCCCGGTCGCTCGAGTGCCTGTCGCTTTTCGTCTCGCCGGAGACGTTCACGTTCGGTCTCTCGGTGTTCGACGACGACGTGTTTCTCGGCGGGTACGACGACACGGGCCACCTCCGGGCGTGCCTGCACTCGACCGACGACGACCTGCGCGAGTGGGCGCTGTCGGTGTTCCGGACGTTCCGGAACGACGCCGTCACCGTCGAGACGGCCTCGACGCCGTGA
- a CDS encoding NmrA/HSCARG family protein, protein MPKTVLVTGATGTQGGAVADHLLSGDHGEFAVHALTRHPDSTPARELAERGAEVVQGDLAEKNTIRPIVEEVDAVFGVTNFWEHGYDDEIEHGTNLAEAAADVGVEHLVFSSVGGAERDTGIPHFDSKWEIERRIRDLDLPATVVRPVFFMQNFEAAREDIEGGTLANALAEGVSLQMIDADDIGGFVAEALADPDRYVGESYELASDEHTLESAAETFSDVLGHEVEAVHVPIDEFREQMGEEYAVMFEWFNEHGYEADIEALRTDHDVGFTPLAEYLRERGWSADD, encoded by the coding sequence ATGCCGAAGACCGTTCTCGTGACCGGCGCGACCGGAACCCAAGGCGGCGCAGTCGCAGACCACCTGCTGTCGGGCGACCACGGCGAGTTCGCGGTCCACGCGCTCACCCGCCACCCCGACAGCACCCCGGCCCGCGAACTCGCGGAGCGCGGGGCCGAGGTAGTGCAGGGCGACCTCGCCGAGAAGAACACCATTCGACCCATCGTAGAGGAGGTAGACGCCGTGTTCGGCGTGACGAACTTCTGGGAACACGGCTACGACGACGAAATCGAACACGGCACGAACCTCGCGGAGGCCGCCGCCGACGTGGGCGTCGAACACCTCGTGTTCAGTTCGGTCGGTGGCGCGGAACGGGACACCGGCATCCCGCACTTCGACTCGAAGTGGGAGATAGAACGGCGCATTCGAGACCTCGACCTGCCCGCGACGGTCGTCCGCCCCGTCTTCTTCATGCAGAACTTCGAGGCGGCGCGCGAGGACATCGAAGGCGGGACGCTGGCAAACGCCCTCGCGGAGGGCGTCTCGCTCCAGATGATAGACGCCGACGACATCGGCGGGTTCGTCGCCGAGGCGCTCGCGGACCCCGACCGATACGTCGGCGAGAGCTACGAACTCGCCAGCGACGAACACACCCTCGAGAGCGCGGCCGAGACCTTCTCCGACGTGCTGGGCCACGAGGTCGAAGCGGTCCACGTCCCCATCGACGAGTTCCGCGAGCAGATGGGCGAGGAGTACGCGGTCATGTTCGAGTGGTTCAACGAACACGGCTACGAGGCCGACATAGAGGCGCTCCGGACCGACCACGACGTGGGCTTCACGCCGCTCGCGGAGTACCTCCGCGAACGCGGGTGGAGCGCCGACGACTGA
- a CDS encoding adenine deaminase C-terminal domain-containing protein: MNDLQSVALGEESADLVITGGRVCLPEVGEFQSRDVVIVDDRVAALPEDADPVIGDDTRVVTASNRVVAPGFVDAHTHLDLHQTFENAYHYAIEGGTTTVVSEVTGYGPAFGAEGVEQFLAATSYLPVRVRAVVPPHPLLDTFEPRRADDEEAQALVDLLGDDRVVGVGETDWIHAVGRETPAELLYERADAEGKTVSGHAAGCADEKLAAFASVIDDDHEAISGEGIVERVENGIHAIGRYGSIRDDMEAIGEAYPEVPTGELSLSTDGMWPRELIDEGDMDAVVRRAIEEGVEPADAIRMATLNPARHFGLDEEGVGSLSPGSVADVVLIDDLDEVNVSTVISGGEVVFNKGESKVPPRSHEYPDRFYDSVNVSTDPEQFRVSADAATDGEVRAVEHQRGLLSRETTVSPPVEDGELVANPDAGILKATLLDRHPKGDGTGFTGFVTGLGLDSGAVATSVVWETTGVLAIGTNDADARTAVGHVAEMGGGWAVVEDGEVVAELPTRVAGVCSDLEVEETAKLYDAVEAALRRLGADGDRPLLAVQTLTFPGVPQLKFSFSGYADILNREVVGLTP; this comes from the coding sequence GTGAACGACCTCCAGTCGGTCGCGCTCGGCGAGGAGTCGGCCGACCTCGTGATTACGGGCGGGCGGGTCTGCCTGCCCGAAGTCGGCGAGTTCCAGTCGCGCGACGTGGTAATCGTGGACGACCGCGTGGCCGCCCTCCCCGAGGACGCCGACCCGGTAATCGGCGACGACACCCGCGTCGTCACCGCCAGCAATCGCGTCGTCGCCCCCGGATTCGTGGACGCCCACACCCACCTCGACCTCCACCAGACGTTCGAGAACGCCTATCACTACGCAATCGAGGGCGGCACCACCACGGTCGTCTCGGAGGTCACGGGCTACGGTCCGGCGTTCGGCGCGGAGGGCGTCGAGCAGTTCCTCGCGGCTACCTCCTACCTCCCGGTCCGGGTCCGGGCCGTGGTCCCGCCTCACCCCCTGCTCGACACCTTCGAACCCCGCCGGGCCGACGACGAGGAGGCCCAAGCCCTCGTGGACTTGCTGGGCGACGACCGAGTGGTCGGCGTCGGCGAGACCGACTGGATTCACGCGGTCGGCCGCGAGACCCCCGCGGAACTGCTCTACGAGCGAGCGGACGCCGAAGGCAAGACCGTCTCGGGCCACGCCGCTGGTTGCGCCGACGAGAAACTCGCGGCCTTCGCCAGCGTCATCGACGACGACCACGAGGCCATCTCGGGCGAGGGAATCGTCGAGCGCGTCGAGAACGGCATCCACGCCATCGGGCGCTACGGGTCGATTCGGGACGACATGGAAGCGATAGGTGAGGCCTACCCCGAGGTGCCGACCGGCGAACTCTCGCTCTCGACGGACGGGATGTGGCCCCGCGAACTCATAGACGAGGGCGACATGGACGCGGTGGTCCGGCGGGCCATCGAGGAGGGCGTCGAACCCGCCGACGCGATTCGGATGGCGACGCTCAATCCCGCGCGCCACTTCGGGCTGGACGAGGAAGGCGTCGGGTCGCTCTCGCCGGGCAGTGTCGCCGACGTGGTACTCATCGACGACCTCGACGAGGTGAACGTCTCGACGGTAATCAGCGGCGGTGAAGTCGTCTTCAACAAGGGCGAGTCGAAGGTCCCGCCCAGAAGCCACGAGTACCCCGACCGCTTCTACGACTCGGTGAACGTCTCGACCGACCCCGAGCAGTTCCGGGTGTCCGCCGACGCCGCCACCGACGGCGAGGTCCGCGCGGTCGAACACCAACGCGGCCTGCTCTCGCGCGAGACGACCGTCTCCCCGCCGGTCGAGGACGGCGAACTCGTCGCAAATCCCGACGCGGGAATCCTGAAGGCGACCCTGCTCGACCGCCACCCGAAGGGAGACGGCACCGGGTTCACCGGGTTCGTGACGGGTCTCGGTCTCGACTCGGGCGCGGTCGCTACCAGCGTCGTCTGGGAGACCACTGGCGTCCTCGCCATCGGGACGAACGACGCCGACGCCCGAACCGCGGTCGGCCACGTCGCGGAGATGGGCGGCGGGTGGGCCGTCGTGGAGGACGGCGAAGTCGTCGCGGAACTCCCGACGCGGGTCGCGGGCGTCTGCTCGGACCTCGAAGTCGAGGAGACCGCGAAGCTCTACGACGCGGTAGAGGCGGCCCTCCGGCGGCTCGGTGCCGACGGCGACCGACCCCTGCTCGCGGTCCAGACGCTCACGTTCCCCGGCGTCCCCCAACTCAAGTTCTCGTTCTCGGGCTACGCCGACATCCTGAACCGGGAAGTCGTCGGCTTGACGCCCTGA
- a CDS encoding M20/M25/M40 family metallo-hydrolase, which translates to MDDAHSDFLDNLLTTPSPSGFETDVQRVWVDYVSAFADEVRTDEYGNAVAVVEGGDPAVAFTGHADEIGLMVNSVDEDGFVHPSRVGGTDRTVSKGQHVEIHTDDGVVRGVVGQTAIHLRDTGEEEFEDINEQHVDIGVESEAEARELVDVGDPITFDTPVRELEGTRKAARGMDNRVGIWVAAEAARRAAESDVDATVYAVSTVQEELGKQGAKMVGFDLPVDAAVAVDVTHAVDSPDIGKEQDQHGEVDLGAGPVVARGSSNHPEVVRAVRDAAESHDLPVQLQASGRSTGTDADAFYTSQGGIPSLNLGLPNRYMHTPVEVIDTDDLDAAADLLAAFAEESAGREEFAVDI; encoded by the coding sequence ATGGACGATGCACACAGCGACTTTCTCGACAATCTGCTCACCACCCCGAGTCCGTCCGGATTCGAGACAGACGTACAGCGCGTCTGGGTCGATTACGTCTCGGCGTTCGCCGACGAGGTACGAACCGACGAGTACGGCAACGCCGTCGCCGTCGTGGAGGGCGGCGACCCCGCCGTCGCGTTCACCGGCCACGCCGACGAAATCGGCCTGATGGTAAACAGCGTGGACGAAGACGGTTTCGTCCACCCCTCGCGGGTCGGCGGCACCGACCGCACCGTCTCGAAGGGCCAGCACGTCGAGATTCACACCGACGACGGCGTGGTCCGGGGCGTGGTCGGCCAGACCGCCATCCACCTCAGGGACACCGGCGAAGAGGAGTTCGAGGACATCAACGAGCAACACGTGGACATCGGCGTCGAGAGCGAGGCCGAGGCCCGCGAACTCGTGGACGTGGGCGACCCCATCACCTTCGACACGCCGGTCCGGGAACTGGAGGGGACCCGGAAGGCCGCCCGCGGGATGGACAACCGCGTGGGCATCTGGGTCGCGGCGGAAGCGGCCCGGCGCGCGGCCGAGTCCGACGTGGACGCGACGGTGTACGCGGTCAGCACCGTCCAAGAGGAACTGGGCAAGCAGGGCGCGAAGATGGTCGGGTTCGACCTGCCGGTGGACGCCGCAGTCGCGGTGGACGTGACCCACGCGGTCGATTCGCCCGACATCGGCAAAGAGCAAGACCAACACGGCGAGGTCGATTTGGGCGCGGGTCCGGTCGTCGCCCGTGGCTCTTCGAACCACCCCGAGGTCGTGCGCGCGGTCCGAGACGCCGCCGAGAGCCACGACCTGCCGGTCCAGTTGCAGGCGTCGGGTCGCTCGACGGGGACCGACGCGGACGCCTTCTACACCTCGCAGGGCGGCATCCCATCGCTGAACCTCGGCCTGCCCAACCGCTACATGCACACCCCGGTCGAGGTCATCGACACCGACGACTTGGACGCCGCCGCGGACCTGCTGGCCGCCTTCGCCGAGGAGTCGGCCGGACGCGAGGAGTTCGCGGTCGATATTTGA
- a CDS encoding MBL fold metallo-hydrolase gives MFTRLSIPTPFQIGPVNAYLAGRTLIDPGPGSEEAWAALLDGLEARGLGPTDVEQVLVTHPHPDHFGLASRLREAGARIVASPTTADVIADFEARLDYEQSYFVDFFERHGMARSTAETVTDLPESFLRVAPGVETDATLEDGETVEVADTTLTAEAVQGHAPGETIFTYETDDGEKEAVVGDHVLGDITPNPLLQPPIEEGGERPRVLPAFNRSLADLRGRDFDRLLPGHREEIENPDERIGEILDAHDERTENVRGIVADGPTTAVEVMNELFEDLPATEYFSGMSEAVGHLDVLDERGEVESREQGGVVVWEVAE, from the coding sequence ATGTTCACGCGGCTTTCGATACCGACGCCGTTCCAAATCGGCCCCGTCAACGCCTACCTCGCCGGGCGGACGCTAATCGACCCCGGACCCGGAAGCGAGGAGGCGTGGGCGGCCCTGCTCGACGGACTCGAAGCCCGCGGGTTGGGACCCACCGACGTAGAGCAGGTGCTGGTGACCCATCCCCACCCCGACCACTTCGGACTCGCCTCGCGCCTCCGGGAGGCGGGCGCGCGAATCGTCGCCAGTCCGACGACGGCCGACGTTATCGCCGACTTCGAGGCCCGACTCGACTACGAACAGTCGTACTTCGTGGACTTCTTCGAGCGCCACGGGATGGCTCGCTCGACCGCCGAAACCGTCACTGACCTCCCCGAGTCGTTCCTCCGGGTCGCGCCCGGCGTCGAGACCGACGCCACACTCGAAGACGGCGAGACCGTCGAAGTCGCCGACACGACGCTCACCGCCGAGGCCGTGCAGGGCCACGCGCCCGGCGAGACGATTTTCACCTACGAGACCGACGACGGGGAGAAGGAGGCCGTCGTCGGCGACCACGTTCTCGGCGACATCACGCCCAATCCCCTGCTCCAACCCCCAATCGAGGAGGGCGGCGAGCGACCCCGCGTCCTCCCGGCGTTCAACCGCTCGCTCGCGGACCTCCGCGGCCGGGACTTCGACCGACTCCTGCCGGGCCACCGCGAGGAAATCGAGAACCCCGACGAGCGCATCGGCGAGATTCTGGACGCCCACGACGAACGCACCGAGAACGTCCGCGGAATCGTCGCCGACGGCCCGACCACCGCCGTCGAGGTGATGAACGAGTTGTTCGAGGACCTGCCCGCGACCGAGTACTTCTCGGGGATGAGCGAGGCGGTCGGCCACCTCGACGTGTTGGACGAACGCGGCGAAGTCGAGTCGCGCGAACAGGGCGGCGTCGTGGTCTGGGAGGTGGCAGAGTGA
- a CDS encoding lactate racemase domain-containing protein, with product MELPYGDTTIEASLPDCNVTVAEPPGGDPVEPREAAERAMADPHGPPLAERVSADDEVAIAVTDVTRATPDDVLVDALFSDLRAAGIDREQVSIVVGLGLHRPMTDEELRTALGEYADIAHNHDADAAREVGTVEGPDGESVPVELNPIVADADAVISTGMVEPHQYAGFSGGAKTVAIGAGGESLVRYTHGPAMLAREGVRLGRVEGNPFRAMLDEAGDRIGLDFCLNVTHGPAGFLGASAGDHRDVVRDLSELCKRNISVSLSNTYDAVVAGVGAPKDANLYQATRAATYVALGDYDPLASPARRAGDASGEGDDSAASGARSEPRDRGRLVVPARLQEGAGEGTGERRFYDRLRGAESAEALYDEMRRGYEPGAQRAFVVARVLRNYDIYVTNSEHPGVVEDCLMHASGSVEDAIPKGSDVLVVPDALDTLVVSDGPGNGFAR from the coding sequence ATGGAACTCCCCTACGGCGACACCACAATCGAAGCCTCGCTTCCCGACTGCAACGTCACCGTGGCCGAACCGCCCGGCGGCGACCCAGTGGAACCCCGCGAGGCCGCAGAACGAGCGATGGCCGACCCGCACGGGCCACCGCTCGCCGAGCGAGTGAGCGCGGACGACGAGGTGGCAATCGCCGTGACCGACGTGACCCGCGCGACCCCCGACGACGTGCTGGTTGACGCGCTGTTCTCGGACCTCCGGGCGGCCGGAATCGACCGCGAGCAGGTGAGTATCGTCGTCGGACTCGGCCTACACCGGCCGATGACCGACGAGGAGTTGCGGACCGCGCTCGGCGAGTACGCCGACATCGCGCACAACCACGACGCCGACGCCGCCCGCGAGGTCGGGACCGTCGAGGGACCCGACGGCGAGTCCGTCCCGGTCGAACTCAACCCCATCGTGGCCGACGCAGACGCCGTGATTTCGACCGGGATGGTCGAACCCCACCAGTACGCGGGGTTCTCCGGCGGCGCAAAGACCGTCGCTATCGGCGCTGGCGGCGAGTCGCTCGTCCGGTACACCCACGGCCCGGCGATGCTCGCCCGCGAGGGCGTCCGCCTCGGACGCGTCGAAGGCAACCCCTTCCGAGCGATGCTGGACGAGGCGGGCGACCGCATCGGTCTCGACTTCTGTCTGAACGTCACTCACGGTCCCGCGGGGTTCCTCGGTGCGAGCGCGGGCGACCACCGCGACGTGGTTCGAGACCTTTCGGAGTTATGCAAAAGAAATATTTCTGTTTCTTTAAGCAATACGTACGATGCCGTGGTCGCGGGCGTGGGCGCACCGAAAGACGCCAACCTCTATCAGGCGACTCGGGCCGCCACCTACGTCGCTTTGGGCGATTACGACCCGCTCGCGTCTCCGGCACGGCGCGCCGGAGACGCGAGCGGGGAAGGGGACGACTCGGCCGCGAGCGGAGCGCGTAGCGAACCGCGGGACCGGGGGCGACTCGTCGTCCCCGCGCGCTTGCAGGAGGGCGCGGGCGAGGGCACGGGCGAGCGGCGCTTCTACGACCGACTCAGGGGGGCCGAAAGCGCCGAGGCGCTCTACGACGAGATGCGACGGGGCTACGAACCGGGCGCACAGCGCGCGTTCGTCGTCGCGCGGGTACTCCGGAACTACGACATCTACGTCACGAACAGCGAACATCCCGGAGTCGTGGAGGACTGTCTGATGCACGCCAGCGGGTCGGTAGAAGACGCGATACCGAAGGGGAGCGACGTACTGGTCGTTCCCGACGCGCTCGACACGTTGGTTGTCTCGGACGGTCCGGGAAATGGGTTTGCTAGGTAA
- a CDS encoding MBL fold metallo-hydrolase, translating into MQVTFLGTGSAMPTGERYQTGLVVSDDEADRRLLVDCGSGVLHRLQQSGVEYENVSTVLLTHHHLDHVADLLPLLKARWLAGEEYLEVVGPSGTKSLVDDLLDVHDYLKGRVDLRIREVGAHEFEVAGFDVEGYETRHSLPCLAYRFGDSFTYSGDSEAFTGLANFADGCDALAHDCSFPDDVDVDNHPTPTQLGEALAASNADIGRVFLTHLYPHTEGRHEEMLNAIEAVYDGDVRFADDLRTVEL; encoded by the coding sequence ATGCAGGTCACGTTTCTCGGCACCGGAAGCGCGATGCCGACCGGCGAACGGTATCAGACCGGTCTCGTCGTCTCCGACGACGAGGCGGACCGACGCCTCCTCGTGGACTGCGGGAGCGGCGTCCTCCACCGCCTCCAGCAGTCGGGCGTCGAGTACGAGAACGTCTCGACGGTTCTGTTGACTCACCACCACCTCGACCACGTGGCCGACCTCCTCCCCCTGTTGAAGGCCCGATGGCTGGCGGGCGAGGAGTACCTCGAAGTCGTCGGACCCTCGGGCACCAAGTCGCTGGTGGACGACCTGCTCGACGTTCACGACTACCTGAAAGGCCGCGTGGACCTCCGCATCCGGGAGGTCGGCGCGCACGAGTTCGAGGTGGCCGGGTTCGACGTGGAGGGCTACGAGACCCGCCACTCTCTGCCGTGTCTGGCCTACCGCTTCGGCGACTCGTTCACCTACAGCGGCGACAGCGAGGCGTTCACGGGTCTCGCCAACTTCGCCGACGGGTGTGACGCGCTGGCCCACGACTGCTCGTTCCCGGACGACGTGGACGTGGACAACCACCCGACGCCGACCCAGTTGGGCGAGGCGCTGGCGGCGTCGAACGCCGACATCGGCCGCGTGTTCCTGACCCACCTCTACCCCCACACCGAGGGCCGCCACGAGGAGATGCTGAACGCCATCGAAGCGGTTTACGACGGTGACGTGCGGTTCGCCGACGACTTGCGGACCGTAGAGTTGTAG
- a CDS encoding ATP-dependent helicase, whose translation MGARELLARGDFDFDAESVELDDAAVLESLEPEVREWWVEEFGEYAPENGGFFTPPQKETIPLVRDGENALVASPTGSGKTLASFTAILNELFRRERRQDDGLDNSVYCLYVSPLKSLANDIHRNLEVPLGGIAEKTDGDPSIRHAIRHGDTDDSARRKMLDETPHILNTTPETLAILLNSPKFKQKLETVEYVVVDEIHSLADGKRGTHLAVSLERLENVAESSPTRIGCSATVEPLEDIAEFLVGRETGDGTDGETDGGSDAGSGVRPARDCEIVDARFVREFDIELQCPTDDLIDTPREVVNERFYDQLHDLIGDHTNTLVFTNTRSGAERVLHNLRERYDAYDDGNSGCHHGSLSKEARQSIEEDLKTGDLDVVTTSTSLELGIDMPHIDLVVQVGSPKSVASLLQRVGRAGHQLGETVTGRVIALDRDELVECAVMLKKAQEGFVDRVFVPEEAYDVAAQHVYGMAINAVRPESEVRETLRRAYPYRDFSDEQFETLFRYLTSDYEGLEDKNVYAKIWRDENDPPDGEYHYPEFDVGEPLIGKRGKLARVIYMTNIGTIPDSFTCDVFTRGDDEWVGDLDESYLDTLEKGDVFVLGGQNFEFKYRRGSKVYADRTNSRPTVPSWFSERLPLSYDLGRSILAFQRELLERFEKRGKPAVRVWLREFPLDENSVRAITRMFDEQVRYAGPESVSTDERLAVEVELDRDEYQRHYYVHSNYGRKFNDGLSRVVAYRCANAANTNVSVAVADHGFTVSMPLNRKVDVTEILRDVDPDEVRSDLRAALDGTELLQRYFRINATRSLMILKRYKGYEKSASEQQVSSEMLLGFAEELEGFAVVEETYREIIEDKLAVSAVEDVLADVQSGDVSVVGNRVDTPTPKAFGLATLMASDVVLAEDESAVLQEFHERVLDEIGDECGSAGGPSAAK comes from the coding sequence ATGGGAGCGCGCGAGTTGCTGGCGCGCGGGGATTTCGACTTCGACGCCGAGTCGGTCGAGTTGGACGACGCCGCCGTCCTCGAATCGCTGGAACCCGAAGTCCGCGAGTGGTGGGTCGAGGAGTTCGGCGAGTACGCCCCCGAGAACGGCGGGTTCTTCACGCCGCCCCAGAAGGAGACCATCCCCCTCGTCCGCGACGGCGAGAACGCGCTGGTCGCCTCGCCGACGGGAAGCGGCAAGACGCTGGCGTCGTTCACCGCCATCCTGAACGAACTGTTCCGCCGGGAGCGCCGACAGGACGACGGACTCGACAATTCGGTCTACTGTCTCTACGTCTCGCCGCTCAAGTCGCTGGCCAACGACATCCACCGGAACTTGGAGGTCCCTCTCGGAGGCATCGCCGAGAAGACCGACGGCGACCCCTCGATTCGCCACGCCATCCGCCACGGCGACACCGACGATTCGGCCCGCCGGAAGATGCTCGACGAGACGCCCCACATTCTCAACACGACGCCCGAGACGCTGGCCATCCTGCTCAACTCGCCGAAGTTCAAGCAGAAGTTGGAGACGGTCGAGTACGTCGTCGTGGACGAGATTCACAGTCTCGCCGACGGCAAGCGGGGCACCCACCTCGCGGTGAGTCTGGAGCGACTGGAGAACGTGGCCGAGTCCTCGCCGACCCGAATCGGGTGTTCGGCGACGGTCGAACCCCTCGAAGACATCGCGGAGTTTCTGGTGGGGCGCGAGACGGGCGACGGGACGGACGGGGAGACCGACGGCGGGTCGGACGCCGGTTCCGGCGTCCGACCCGCCCGCGACTGCGAAATCGTGGACGCCCGGTTCGTCCGGGAGTTCGACATCGAGTTGCAGTGTCCGACCGACGACCTCATCGACACGCCCCGCGAGGTGGTCAACGAGCGATTCTACGACCAACTCCACGACCTCATCGGCGACCACACCAACACCCTCGTCTTCACGAACACCCGGTCCGGTGCCGAGCGAGTCCTCCACAACCTCCGGGAGCGATACGACGCCTACGACGACGGAAACTCGGGGTGTCACCACGGCAGTCTCTCGAAGGAGGCCCGCCAGTCCATCGAGGAGGACCTGAAGACGGGAGACCTCGACGTGGTGACGACCTCCACGAGTCTGGAGTTGGGCATCGACATGCCCCACATCGACCTCGTGGTGCAGGTCGGGTCGCCCAAGTCGGTGGCCTCCCTGCTCCAGCGAGTCGGGCGGGCGGGCCACCAACTCGGCGAGACGGTCACGGGCCGGGTGATTGCGCTCGACCGCGACGAACTCGTGGAGTGTGCGGTCATGCTCAAGAAGGCCCAAGAGGGGTTCGTGGACCGGGTGTTCGTCCCCGAGGAGGCCTACGACGTGGCCGCACAGCACGTCTACGGCATGGCTATCAACGCGGTGCGCCCCGAGAGCGAAGTCCGTGAGACCCTCCGTCGGGCGTACCCCTATCGGGACTTCTCGGACGAGCAGTTCGAGACGCTGTTTCGCTACCTGACCTCCGACTACGAGGGACTGGAGGACAAGAACGTCTACGCCAAAATCTGGCGCGACGAGAACGACCCGCCCGACGGCGAGTACCACTATCCGGAGTTCGACGTGGGCGAACCCTTAATCGGCAAGCGCGGCAAGTTGGCGCGGGTCATCTACATGACCAACATCGGCACGATTCCGGACTCGTTCACCTGCGACGTGTTCACCCGCGGCGACGACGAGTGGGTCGGCGACTTGGACGAGAGCTATCTCGACACCCTCGAAAAGGGCGACGTGTTCGTCCTCGGCGGCCAGAACTTCGAGTTCAAGTACCGCCGGGGGTCGAAGGTGTACGCCGACCGGACGAACTCCCGGCCCACCGTCCCGTCGTGGTTCTCCGAGCGGTTGCCCCTCTCCTACGACCTCGGCCGGTCGATTCTGGCGTTCCAGCGCGAACTCCTCGAACGCTTCGAGAAGCGGGGCAAACCCGCGGTCAGGGTGTGGCTTCGGGAGTTCCCGCTGGACGAGAACAGCGTCCGAGCAATCACGCGGATGTTCGACGAGCAGGTCCGGTACGCCGGACCAGAGAGCGTCAGCACCGACGAGCGCCTCGCCGTGGAGGTCGAACTCGACCGCGACGAGTACCAGCGACACTACTACGTCCACTCGAACTACGGTCGGAAGTTCAACGACGGTCTCTCGCGGGTGGTGGCCTACCGATGTGCGAACGCCGCCAACACCAACGTCTCGGTGGCCGTCGCCGACCACGGATTCACGGTGTCGATGCCGCTGAATCGGAAGGTGGACGTGACCGAGATTCTGCGCGACGTGGACCCCGACGAGGTTCGGTCGGACCTCCGGGCCGCCCTCGACGGCACCGAACTACTCCAGCGGTACTTCCGAATCAACGCCACCCGGTCGCTGATGATTCTCAAGCGGTACAAGGGCTACGAGAAGTCCGCCAGCGAACAGCAGGTCTCCAGCGAGATGTTGCTGGGATTCGCCGAGGAGTTGGAGGGGTTCGCGGTGGTCGAAGAGACCTACCGGGAGATAATCGAGGACAAACTCGCGGTGTCGGCCGTAGAGGACGTGCTGGCGGACGTACAGAGCGGAGACGTGTCGGTCGTCGGGAATCGCGTGGACACCCCGACGCCGAAGGCGTTCGGTCTCGCCACGCTGATGGCGAGCGACGTTGTGCTTGCCGAAGACGAGAGCGCCGTGCTTCAGGAGTTTCACGAGCGCGTACTGGACGAAATCGGCGACGAGTGCGGGAGCGCGGGCGGTCCGAGCGCCGCGAAGTAA